The Pseudomonas putida nucleotide sequence GCCCATGCCCGCAACCTGTCGTCGCTGGCCAGCAACGGCACGCTGTTCATCCAGCAGTTCTGCGGCATGGCGACCATCGTTGCCGGGGTGTACAGCATCATCGCCGGCAACCTCAGCGTCGGCGCCCTGGTCGCCAGCTACATGCTTGGCAGCCGGGTGCTAGCCCCCCTCGGCCAGATCGCCGGGCTGATCACCCGATACCAGCAGGCACAGCTGACCATGCGCAGCACCGATGCGCTGATGGCCCTGCCTCAGGAACGTCAGCTGGACCAGCAGGCCCTGGAGCACACCACGCTCAAGGGTGGCCTGACGCTGAGCCACATCACGTTCCGTTATCCAGGGCAAGTGAGCCCGGCACTGCATGATGTGAACCTGACCATCACCCCCGGCGAGCGCATCGGCATCATCGGCCGCAGCGGCTCGGGCAAGAGCACCCTCGGGCGCCAGCTGATGGGCTTTCATCACCCTGACGAAGGCCAGGTGCTGCTGGACAACCTCGATCTGCGCCAGCTGGACATCGCCGACCTGCGCAGCCAGATCGGCTACGTGGCCCACGACCTGCCGCTGCTGGCCGGCAGCCTGCGCGACAACCTGACCCTCGGCGCGCGCCACATCAGCGATGCGCGCATGCTAGAAGTGGCCGAACTGACCGGCGTCAGCGAGCTGGCCCGGCAACACCCGAACGGTTTCGACCGCCCGGTGGGCGAGCGCGGCCAGCTGCTCTCCGGCGGCCAGCGTCAGGCGGTGCTTTTGGCCCGTGCACTGCTGCTGGAGCCGCCGATCCTGATACTCGACGAACCCACCAGCCACATGGACAACAGTAGCGAAGAGCAACTGCGCCAGCGCCTGCTGAGTTGGGTGCCAGGCAAGACCGTGCTGCTGGTCACCCACCGCACCTCGATGCTCAGCCTCGTCGACCGGCTGGTGGTGCTCGACAACGGCAAGATCGTCGCCGACGGGCCGAAGGATTCGGTTGTCGACGCCCTGCGCAAGGGCCGTATCGGCTCGGCCCTGTAGGAGCTCAACATGCCTCTCATGCAAAGCGTACGCAGCAGCCATGGCGCCGACAAACGGGCCGAGCGCGACTACATGCCGGAACTGGCCGGTGCCACCCTGCAGGACTCGCCACGCCTGTCGCGCCTGACCGTGTGGCTGGCCGCCGCGCTGTTGCTGGTGGCGCTGGTCTGGGCCAGCCTGGCGGTGCTCGACGAAGTGACGGTCGGCGAAGGCAAGGCGATCCCGTCGAGCAAGGTACAGGTGGTGCAGAACCTCGAAGGCGGTATCGTCACCGAGATCTTCGTGCGCGAGGGCCAGATGGTCGAGAAAGGCGCCACCCTGTTACGCCTGGACGACACCCGGTTCAAGTCCAACAAAGGCGAAAGCGAGGCTGACCGTTATGCCCTGACCGCCCAGGTCGAGCGCCTGTCGGCGGAAGCCGAAGGCCGCCCGTTCGTGCTCTCGGATGAAGTGCGCGCCAAGGCGCCCCAGGTTGCCGACGACGAGATCGCCCTGTACGGCTCGCGGCAACGGCGCCTGGCGAGTGAAAAACAAACCCTAAACGAACAGCTTCGGCAGAAGAACCAGGAGCTGGCCGAGTTCCGCTCCAAGGTCGATCAGTATCGCTCGGCCGTGGCGCTGTTGCAGCAGGAGACGGACATGTCGGCGCCGCTGGTGAGCAAAGGCGCTATTTCCCCAGTGGAGATCCTGCGCCTTAAGCAACGTACCGTGGAAGCCCGCGGCCAGCTCAATGCCACCAGCCTGGCCATCCCACGCGCCGAGGCGGCGATCGCCGAGATCAAGAGCAAGATCGAAGAGTCCGACGCCAGTTTCCGTTCGGACGCGGCCAAGGAGCTCAATGACAAGC carries:
- a CDS encoding HlyD family type I secretion periplasmic adaptor subunit: MPLMQSVRSSHGADKRAERDYMPELAGATLQDSPRLSRLTVWLAAALLLVALVWASLAVLDEVTVGEGKAIPSSKVQVVQNLEGGIVTEIFVREGQMVEKGATLLRLDDTRFKSNKGESEADRYALTAQVERLSAEAEGRPFVLSDEVRAKAPQVADDEIALYGSRQRRLASEKQTLNEQLRQKNQELAEFRSKVDQYRSAVALLQQETDMSAPLVSKGAISPVEILRLKQRTVEARGQLNATSLAIPRAEAAIAEIKSKIEESDASFRSDAAKELNDKRTELSKITATSIAIDDRVNRTTVVSPVRGIVKLLKVNTIGGVVQPGSDLVEIVPIEDNLLIEAKVRPQDVAFLHPGQPAMVKFSAYDYTIYGGLKAKLELISADTVTDDKGNAFYLIQVRTEKNHLGGDNKPLLIIPGMVATVDIITGQKSVLDYLLKPVLKARTEALRER